CGCATCAGATCGACGCGTGCGTGGAGTGTCCAGCCGCATACGCCTCGTCGTCCATGGAGAAGGCCACCAAATGGGACGCCAACCATTTGCATTCGAGGGGAAGAAGGGGACTCCAGCTGGACGACATCTTCTTCGCCTCGCCGTCGACCTCCCCTCTGCTGCTACTGATGGAGGCTGGGCTGGAGAAGGCGCGAGGCCACGTCAGGGAGCTGGAGGACGAGCGGCGCGTCATGACCAAGCGGCTGGAGCGGTTCCTGCGGAAGCTGGCCGAGGAGAAGGCGGCGTGGAAGGCCCGGGTCCGGGACAAGGCCCGCCACGCCGTGGCCGCCCtgcgggacgagctcggcgcgGAGCGGAGGCACCGGCGGCAGCTGGAGCAGGCCAACGCCAGGCTGCTGCGCGACCTGGCggaggcgcgggcggcggcgaagCAGCAGGCGCAGAGCTACGAGATGGAGCGCAAGGCGCGGGAGCTGATGGAGGACGGCTTCTCAGAGCTCACtcgggaggtggaggaggaccaGGCCGAGGTGGAGCTGCTCCGCCGGGAGTGCCTGCGCATgcgggaggagatggaggaggagCGACGGATGCTGCAGATGGCCGAGGTGTGGCGGGAGGAGCGCGTCCAGATGAAGCTCTCCGACGCCAAGCTCGCGCTCGAGAACAAGTACACACATCTCAACCGCCTGCAGGCGGAGATGGAGGCCTTCCTCCGCAGCAAGGACGACGAGTCCGCCTCCCACTCCGCCGCGCTGCGGGAGTCGCGACTCATcagcgacgccgccgccgccacgagcTCCTCTGTGGTGAGGTCGAGGCAGAGCGgggacaaccaccaccaccatcaccatccgGTAGACTCGGTGGATGCGGACTCGGTGCTGGACCACTTCCGACGCAAGGAAAGGGAAAGGCACCGTCATGCCGCTGCGGAAAGGGAAAGGGACGGCGACGGGCGCAGGTACAGCAGCAGCCCGGCGAGCCCCGCGTCGTCCAAATCCAACGACATGTTGCAGTCCGTGAGCCCCGCCACCGACCTCTTCTTGGCCaaggccgacgacgacgacgacgacatgtACGCCGACGGCGGCAGCTCGGCCGACCTGGAAATGGATTCGTGCAGCTGGATCGGCACCAGCGACCGCTCAGCTTCGGTGGCCAATGGCAACGGCGTCGGCAGTGGGGTGACGACGGAGGCTCGTTCGTCGGGCGCCAGCCGGCGTTCGACTAAAAACACCGCGCTCATACGCAGGCTCTGGAGGTCGgccatcaccgagagcaggaagaAGACCGGGAGGACAGCTGCCGACGGTGGCGGCTGGTCGCCGTCTTATTCGGACAGGAGGAGGTCGAGCGTGACCGCGGAAGGGCCgccgcctcctcttcctccagCCGTTCCAGGCGAGCAGTGCAGCTCGTCAAGCGGCTCCGGATTGCCACTGCCGCCGCAGCGGGGAGGGGGTGGGGGAGGCAAGCAGAAGCAGAGCCTCAAGGAGAAGCTGATGGAGGCCAGGATGGACGATCACAAGCCCCTCCACGCGCATGCCGTCAAGCAAAAACCTTGATGATGAACAAGATTGCTACTGCCAAAGATCATCACCGTATCTGAATATGATATGATAGATTATAAAATAGGCAAAAAAAAATCACCTTAGGTCTCGTTTAGTTTTGGTGTAAAGTTTTGGATGTCAAAGGGTGTCGCATGGgtgtttgatactaataaaaaaaaataaattacagaatctgtcagtaaaccgcgagacgaatttatcaaGCCTAACTAATATGTtattagcatatgtgttactgtagcactttattatcaaatcatggactaattaggtttaaaagattcgtctcgcaaagtagtcgtaatctgtataattagttatttttttttagtttatatttaatacccATGCATATATCCAAACGTTTGATGGAATATGGTGTAAATTT
Above is a genomic segment from Miscanthus floridulus cultivar M001 chromosome 3, ASM1932011v1, whole genome shotgun sequence containing:
- the LOC136544952 gene encoding uncharacterized protein isoform X1; the encoded protein is MIPSSATPRRRTSQRRRPRNAASASVRGSASASARALAAGLWRLRHAERMMATGASPARAAQTQPQKLNKGRSRRRPASHLCYGNKRRADHLAAETHCRCRNGSILDKIDACVECPAAYASSSMEKATKWDANHLHSRGRRGLQLDDIFFASPSTSPLLLLMEAGLEKARGHVRELEDERRVMTKRLERFLRKLAEEKAAWKARVRDKARHAVAALRDELGAERRHRRQLEQANARLLRDLAEARAAAKQQAQSYEMERKARELMEDGFSELTREVEEDQAEVELLRRECLRMREEMEEERRMLQMAEVWREERVQMKLSDAKLALENKYTHLNRLQAEMEAFLRSKDDESASHSAALRESRLISDAAAATSSSVVRSRQSGDNHHHHHHPVDSVDADSVLDHFRRKERERHRHAAAERERDGDGRRYSSSPASPASSKSNDMLQSVSPATDLFLAKADDDDDDMYADGGSSADLEMDSCSWIGTSDRSASVANGNGVGSGVTTEARSSGASRRSTKNTALIRRLWRSAITESRKKTGRTAADGGGWSPSYSDRRRSSVTAEGPPPPLPPAVPGEQCSSSSGSGLPLPPQRGGGGGGKQKQSLKEKLMEARMDDHKPLHAHAVKQKP
- the LOC136544952 gene encoding uncharacterized protein isoform X2, yielding MEKATKWDANHLHSRGRRGLQLDDIFFASPSTSPLLLLMEAGLEKARGHVRELEDERRVMTKRLERFLRKLAEEKAAWKARVRDKARHAVAALRDELGAERRHRRQLEQANARLLRDLAEARAAAKQQAQSYEMERKARELMEDGFSELTREVEEDQAEVELLRRECLRMREEMEEERRMLQMAEVWREERVQMKLSDAKLALENKYTHLNRLQAEMEAFLRSKDDESASHSAALRESRLISDAAAATSSSVVRSRQSGDNHHHHHHPVDSVDADSVLDHFRRKERERHRHAAAERERDGDGRRYSSSPASPASSKSNDMLQSVSPATDLFLAKADDDDDDMYADGGSSADLEMDSCSWIGTSDRSASVANGNGVGSGVTTEARSSGASRRSTKNTALIRRLWRSAITESRKKTGRTAADGGGWSPSYSDRRRSSVTAEGPPPPLPPAVPGEQCSSSSGSGLPLPPQRGGGGGGKQKQSLKEKLMEARMDDHKPLHAHAVKQKP